The Archocentrus centrarchus isolate MPI-CPG fArcCen1 chromosome 12, fArcCen1, whole genome shotgun sequence genome includes a window with the following:
- the lman2la gene encoding lectin, mannose-binding 2-like a isoform X1: MAATSGSSHHSDSKLLVRFTCRGKKMPFKLYWTVVFFLFTLNRCFADDDHEMEEFLKREHSLSKPYQGVGSSGSSHWELMGDAMVTTEQVRLTPDMQSRQGAIWSRIPCHLKDWELQVHFKIHGQGKKNLNGDGLAIWYTKERMQKGPVFGNMDNFTGLGVFVDTYPNEEKHLEAQKKRYTPRTQRIFPFVLAMVGNGSISYDHELDGRPTELGGCNAMVRNLKHDTFLFIRYVRRRLTVMIDIDGQHEWRDCLDLPGVRLPQGYYFGASAITGDLSDNHDIISMKLYQLTVLRSKKEEEEEEEDVITIPSVDNMELIRLGQREEGMSGIAIFFTVLFSMLGCIFLIVIGLVVYSHWSENRRKRFY, from the exons ATGGCCGCCACCAGCGGCAGCAGTCACCACAGCGACTCCAAATTACTGGTCCGCTTTACATGCCGAGGGAAGAAAATGCCTTTTAAATTATACTGGACTGTcgttttcttcctttttactCTAAACCGGTGTTTTGCCGACGATGACCACGAGATGGAAGAGTTCCTGAAGCGGGAGCATTCCCTTTCCAAGCCTTACCAAG GTGTGGGCTCCTCAGGCTCCTCCCACTGGGAGCTGATGGGTGATGCCATGGTAACCACCGAGCAGGTGCGCCTCACACCTGACATGCAGAGCAGACAGGGGGCAATATGGAGCCGCATT CCTTGCCATCTTAAGGACTGGGAGCTGCAGGTGCACTTTAAAATTCATGGGCAAGGAAAGAAGAACCTGAATGGTGATGGGCTGGCCATTTGGTATACTAAGGAACGCATGCAGAAAG GTCCTGTTTTTGGAAATATGGACAATTTCACTGGCTTGGGAGTTTTTGTGGACACATATCCTAATGAGGAGAAACACTTAGAG GCGCAGAAGAAGAGATACACGCCTCGCACACAG AGGATCTTCCCCTTCGTCCTGGCAATGGTGGGGAATGGCAGCATCAGCTATGACCACGAGCTGGATGGCCGGCCCACAGAGCTGGGCGGCTGCAACGCTATGGTGCGCAACCTCAAGCACGATACCTTCCTCTTCATCCGATACGTCCGCCGCAGGCTCACG GTGATGATAGATATCGATGGGCAGCATGAATGGAGGGACTGCCTGGACCTACCTGGGGTGCGGCTGCCACAAGGCTATTATTTTGGAGCTTCAGCGATCACTGGAGATCTCTCAG ATAACCATGATATAATTTCCATGAAACTCTACCAACTGACGGTGTTGCGGAGcaaaaaggaagaggaggaggaggaggaagatgtaaTAACCATACCCAGTGTTGACAACATGGAGCTCATCAGAT tggGTCAGCGTGAAGAGGGGATGAGCGGAATAGCCATTTTCTTCACCGTGCTCTTCTCCATGCTGGGTTGCATCTTCCTCATCGTCATCGGCCTGGTGGTCTACAGCCACTGGAGCGAGAACAGACGCAAACGCTTCTACTGA
- the lman2la gene encoding lectin, mannose-binding 2-like a isoform X2 encodes MAATSGSSHHSDSKLLVRFTCRGKKMPFKLYWTVVFFLFTLNRCFADDDHEMEEFLKREHSLSKPYQGVGSSGSSHWELMGDAMVTTEQVRLTPDMQSRQGAIWSRIPCHLKDWELQVHFKIHGQGKKNLNGDGLAIWYTKERMQKGPVFGNMDNFTGLGVFVDTYPNEEKHLERIFPFVLAMVGNGSISYDHELDGRPTELGGCNAMVRNLKHDTFLFIRYVRRRLTVMIDIDGQHEWRDCLDLPGVRLPQGYYFGASAITGDLSDNHDIISMKLYQLTVLRSKKEEEEEEEDVITIPSVDNMELIRLGQREEGMSGIAIFFTVLFSMLGCIFLIVIGLVVYSHWSENRRKRFY; translated from the exons ATGGCCGCCACCAGCGGCAGCAGTCACCACAGCGACTCCAAATTACTGGTCCGCTTTACATGCCGAGGGAAGAAAATGCCTTTTAAATTATACTGGACTGTcgttttcttcctttttactCTAAACCGGTGTTTTGCCGACGATGACCACGAGATGGAAGAGTTCCTGAAGCGGGAGCATTCCCTTTCCAAGCCTTACCAAG GTGTGGGCTCCTCAGGCTCCTCCCACTGGGAGCTGATGGGTGATGCCATGGTAACCACCGAGCAGGTGCGCCTCACACCTGACATGCAGAGCAGACAGGGGGCAATATGGAGCCGCATT CCTTGCCATCTTAAGGACTGGGAGCTGCAGGTGCACTTTAAAATTCATGGGCAAGGAAAGAAGAACCTGAATGGTGATGGGCTGGCCATTTGGTATACTAAGGAACGCATGCAGAAAG GTCCTGTTTTTGGAAATATGGACAATTTCACTGGCTTGGGAGTTTTTGTGGACACATATCCTAATGAGGAGAAACACTTAGAG AGGATCTTCCCCTTCGTCCTGGCAATGGTGGGGAATGGCAGCATCAGCTATGACCACGAGCTGGATGGCCGGCCCACAGAGCTGGGCGGCTGCAACGCTATGGTGCGCAACCTCAAGCACGATACCTTCCTCTTCATCCGATACGTCCGCCGCAGGCTCACG GTGATGATAGATATCGATGGGCAGCATGAATGGAGGGACTGCCTGGACCTACCTGGGGTGCGGCTGCCACAAGGCTATTATTTTGGAGCTTCAGCGATCACTGGAGATCTCTCAG ATAACCATGATATAATTTCCATGAAACTCTACCAACTGACGGTGTTGCGGAGcaaaaaggaagaggaggaggaggaggaagatgtaaTAACCATACCCAGTGTTGACAACATGGAGCTCATCAGAT tggGTCAGCGTGAAGAGGGGATGAGCGGAATAGCCATTTTCTTCACCGTGCTCTTCTCCATGCTGGGTTGCATCTTCCTCATCGTCATCGGCCTGGTGGTCTACAGCCACTGGAGCGAGAACAGACGCAAACGCTTCTACTGA
- the mtfp1 gene encoding mitochondrial fission process protein 1, with product MKPTDEQAEKTVDIYRDTWVRFLGYANEVGEAFRALVPVSLVWGSYAVATTYVTADAVDKGKKAALAHGDNPGKTARVAVAVVDTFVWQALASVIIPGFTINRVCAASLYLLGRTTKWPLPVRKWTTTAIGLSTIPFIITPIDRSVDYLLDSSLRKVYGDGEKHK from the exons ATGAAACCTACTGACGAACAGGCGGAGAAAACGGTGGACATTTATCGCGATACATGGGTCCGTTTTCTAG GCTATGCCAATGAAGTCGGGGAGGCCTTTCGTGCTCTGGTGCCAGTGAGCTTGGTATGGGGCAGCTATGCTGTGGCCACTACGTATGTTACTGCTGATGCTGTGGACAAAGGGAAGAAAGCAGCTCTG GCCCATGGGGACAACCCAGGGAAGACAGCACGGGTTGCGGTGGCAGTGGTGGACACATTCGTGTGGCAGGCTCTCGCCTCCGTGATCATCCCGGGCTTCACCATTAACCGAGTATGCGCTGCATCACTGTATCTGCTGGGCAGGACCACCAAGTGGCCGCTCCCTGTCCGCAAATGGACCACCACAGCTATAGGCCTCTCTACAATCCCCTTCATCATCACTCCAATAGACAG GTCAGTGGATTACCTGCTAGACTCCAGCCTACGGAAGGTCTACGGTGATGGAGAGAAGCACAAATAA